The following are from one region of the Coffea eugenioides isolate CCC68of chromosome 2, Ceug_1.0, whole genome shotgun sequence genome:
- the LOC113760840 gene encoding serine hydroxymethyltransferase 7-like — protein sequence MDLSHSQSSNLSLGFLTHASSSPAPASNHRSRIVDDSISFQIDSNFQDPSHPVPQIPLQLMESQTDNQKEQNGKGNRESEDEKEEEFRILGHSMCFKRKRDSGDSQSSSSSSLKSSRGSSNDLESRRNAVRAWGNQTLRVADPDVFEILEKEKQRQYKGIELIASENFVCKAVMEALGSHLTNKYSEGYSGARYYGGNQYIDEIETLCCERALAAFGLDSENWGVNVQPYSCTSANFAVYTGLLLPGDRIMGLDTPSGGNSSHGYYLPNGRKVSGASIFFESLAYKVNPQTGYIDFDKLEERALDFRPKILICGGSSYPREWDYSRFRQIADKCGAVLLCDMAQISGLVAAKESVSPFDYCDIVTSTTHKSLRGPRGGIIFYRKGSKPRKRGMLLNQGDGSDRYDFEEKINFAVFPALQGGPHNNHIAALAIALKQVATPEYKAYMQQVKKNAQALASALLRRNCRLVTGGTDNHLLLWDLRTLGLTGKNFEKVCELCHVTLNKVTIFDDNGTITPGGVRIGTPAMTSRGCLEADFETIADFLFRAAQIASSVQREHGKLPKAFLKGLENNKDIIELRTWVESFASQFAMPGFDV from the exons CTCTCACTAGGGTTTCTAACTCACGCTTCGTCCTCACCGGCACCCGCGTCGAATCACCGGTCGCGAATCGTCGATGATTCCATTTCCTTCCAGATAGATTCGAACTTTCAGGACCCGTCCCATCCGGTACCGCAGATTCCGCTTCAATTGATGGAGTCGCAAACTGACAATCAAAAAGAGCAGAACGGGAAAGGTAATAGAGAGAGTGAGGATGAGAAGGAAGAGGAGTTTCGGATTTTAGGCCATTCGATGTGCTTCAAGCGGAAACGCGACTCGGGCGATTCACAATCCTCCTCGTCTTCTTCGTTGAAGAGTTCTAGGGGGAGCTCCAACGACCTTGAGTCTCGTAGGAATGCTGTGAGGGCGTGGGGAAATCAGACTTTACGAGTGGCCGATCCTGATGTCTTTGAGATACTGGAGAAAGAAAAGCAGAGGCAGTATAAAGGGATTGAATTAATAGCTTCGGAGAATTTTGTGTGTAAAGCGGTGATGGAAGCTTTAGGAAGTCATTTGACGAATAAATACTCGGAAGGCTATTCTGGGGCGAGGTATTATGGTGGGAATCAATATATTGATGAAATTGAAACCCTTTGTTGTGAGCGAGCATTGGCTGCTTTTGGGCTTGATTCAGAGAATTGGGGTGTAAATGTACAGCCTTATTCCTGTACCTCTGCGAACTTTGCTGTTTATACCGGTTTATTGTTGCCTGGTGATAGGATAATGGGGTTGGATACACCATCCGGTGGAAATTCAAGTCACGGCTATTATTTGCCAAATGGGAGGAAAGTCTCGGGGGcttcaattttctttgaaaGTTTGGCATATAAAGTGAACCCACAGACAGGTTATATAGATTTTGATAAGCTTGAGGAGAGGGCGCTTGATTTTCGCCCCAAGATACTCATTTGTGGCGGGAGTTCATATCCTCGGGAATGGGATTATTCAAGGTTCAGACAGATTGCAGATAAATGTGGAGCTGTCTTGTTGTGTGATATGGCTCAGATAAGCGGGCTTGTTGCTGCAAAG GAGAGTGTGAGCCCCTTTGACTACTGTGACATTGTTACATCGACAACACACAAAAGTCTTCGAGGTCCAAGGGGAGGTATAATATTTTACAGGAAGGGTTCGAAGCCAAGGAAAAGAGGCATGCTTTTGAATCAAGGTGATGGGAGCGATAGATATGATTTTGAGGAGAAGATAAACTTTGCTGTTTTCCCGGCATTGCAAGGTGGACCGCACAATAACCATATTGCTGCCCTTGCCATAGCATTGAAACAAGTGGCTACTCCCGAGTACAAGGCTTATATGCAACAAGTGAAAAAAAATGCTCAAGCATTAGCATCTGCTCTATTGAGAAGAAACTGTAGGCTGGTAACTGGGGGCACTGACAACCATTTGTTACTTTGGGATCTAAGGACTCTTGGATTAACAG GTAAAAACTTTGAGAAGGTCTGTGAGTTGTGCCACGTGACTCTGAACAAAGTTACTATCTTTGACGATAATGGAACTATCACACCTGGAGGTGTAAGAATTG GTACTCCTGCTATGACTTCAAGAGGTTGTCTGGAGGCTGATTTTGAAACAATAGCCGACTTCCTTTTCAGAGCTGCACAGATTGCTAGCTCAGTGCAGAGAGAACATGGGAAGCTGCCAAAGGCTTTTCTAAAGGGTCTTGAGAACAACAAAGATATTATTGAGCTTCGCACTTGGGTTGAAAGTTTTGCATCACAGTTTGCGATGCCTGGTTTTGATGTATAA